One window from the genome of Bubalus kerabau isolate K-KA32 ecotype Philippines breed swamp buffalo chromosome 17, PCC_UOA_SB_1v2, whole genome shotgun sequence encodes:
- the LOC129632242 gene encoding zinc finger and SCAN domain-containing protein 5B-like codes for MTDSPGAESPASVPPQDTLMEDSDCDQETWHVRFRTFSSSEESDPIEDLRRLRELCHLWLRPDLHTKEQMMDRLVLEQFMICMPLECQVLLKESGVQSCKALEDVLRNKQKPKNWTIVCIQGHKYLVHDPDIEMVVAKAGDMDDERDPWEEPQPRVRVISPEDGQEGSQELQNLPGPTNLSREQDQRALPPETVPETGELKGQTPRENLEKDLLEDRGETKTLQSQEPELLKGPEGDVSTMSGSRRGPLKNRRHVKRKWDRSPTCQDVRQEAAMCLDQGEFSGQLGSRSVGSSGTVGLTSLPEGAETPGRAPSECRVCKKSFPYQSQLTLHQRTHTGERPFQCDICAKGFIQLSDLRVHERIHTGEKPYSCDLCLKKFTHDSTLRTHKRTHTQEKPFRCEHCDRAFRHRGNLNVHRRTHSGLKPYVCPECHGAFRQLGTFKRHRKIHSR; via the exons ATGACAGACAGCCCTGGGGCAGAGTCACCGGCATCCGTGCCACCCCAAGACACACTCATGGAAGACTCAGACTGTGACCAGGAAACATGGCACGTTCGGTTCAGAACATTTAGCAGCTCAGAGGAGTCCGACCCCATCGAGGATCTGAGGAGACTCCGTGAACTCTGCCATCTGTGGCTGAGGCCGGATCTTCACACCAAGGAGCAGATGATGGACAggctggtgctggagcagttcatgatctgcatGCCCCTGGAGTGCCAGGTCCTGCTCAAAGAAAGTGGGGTGCAGAGTTGCAAAGCCCTGGAGGACGTGCTGAGAAATAAGCAGAAACCCAAGAACTGG ACCATAGTCTGCATACAAGGGCATAAATATCTTGTGCATGATCCCGATATTGAGATGGTTGTAGCCAAGGCCGGTGACATGGATGATGAGAGAGACCCGTGGGAGGAGCCCCAACCCCGCGTTAGGGTCATATCTCCAGAGGATGGCCAGGAAGGAAGCCAAGAGCTGCAGAATCTGCCAGGACCCACGAACCTGTCTAGGGAGCAG GACCAGAGAGCTCTCCCGCCAGAGACTGTTCCTGAAACAGGTGAGCTGAAGGGTCAGACGCCCAGGGAGAACTTGGAGAAGGACCTGCTGGAAGACAGGGGAGAGACAAAAACCCTTCAATCTCAAGAACCTGAACTTCTGAAGGGTCCTG AGGGAGACGTTTCCACTATGAGTGGATCAAGACGAGGTCCTCTAAAGAATCGCAGACATGTCAAAAGGAAATGGGACCGCAGTCCGACTTGCCAAGACGTGCGTCAAGAAGCAGCCATGTGTTTGGACCAAGGAGAGTTCTCAGGACAGCTTGGGTCCCGTTCTGTTGGTTCATCTGGGACCGTGGGACTCACCAGTCTTCCTGAGGGAGCAGAAACCCCGGGACGGGCACCCTCTGAATGCAGGGTGTGCAAAAAGAGCTTTCCTTATCAGTCTCAGCTTACCCtgcaccagaggacacacacaggagagaggcCCTTTCAGTGTGACATCTGTGCCAAAGGGTTCATACAGCTTTCAGATCTGCGGGTTCACGAGCGGATCCACACTGGCGAGAAGCCCTACAGCTGTGATCTCTGCCTCAAGAAGTTCACCCACGACTCCACCCTGCGCACTCACAAGAGGACCCACACCCAGGAGAAGCCTTTCCGCTGTGAGCACTGTGACAGAGCTTTCCGCCACCGAGGGAACCTCAACGTTCACCGACGCACCCACTCTGGGCTCAAGCCCTACGTGTGCCCTGAGTGTCACGGTGCCTTCCGTCAGCTGGGGACTTTCAAACGCCACCGGAAAATCCATTCCAGATGA